Sequence from the Cervus canadensis isolate Bull #8, Minnesota chromosome 3, ASM1932006v1, whole genome shotgun sequence genome:
attttagattcaCAATTTTCAAGGATAGAagtgtctattctttttttttttttttaaacaatctgcTCTATTTGATTATTTCTTCATAAGGAAGACACAAATGCCCATTCTTTTTTGACGATTTCTGTGGGTAGAATTCTTCCTAACAGGCTCATTCTGTCCCATgttttccttatataaaatgaccATGTGGAAATTAGGTTTGAatgttaattatataaataagCTTAACTTACTCCTTCACTGAGATATAGGGACATCCAATCCTTTCTTTATTCCATGTATTTGTTTCATTAGCTACCATTCAGGCACTTGTGTTGGTAATCAGTAGTTGAAAGGAATTAGTTTTTCTTCCACCATTATTTTAGGCGAAGATTTTCTAGGTCCTAAATAAGGAAGTTTAGAAGGGCTTAAACTGTAAAAATCTTTAGGTCCTTTACATGTTCTAAACATTAAGGTGAAAAAATCCATTATCTTCAAAGAATGAGACTATAACAATTCCtaggattttatttattctgtttgtgATGTCCTCTTTAGAGTAATTCCTTTTATAGCAATGGGGATAATTTGCTATGGTAAGGTCacatgtttgggggaaaaaatggtacAATTCTCATTGTACCTTTATATAGCAGTATGCTACtaatcagcttcccaggtggctcagaggttaaagcgtctgcctccaatgtgggagacctgggttcgatccctgggtgggaagatcccctggagagggaaatggcaacccactccagtattcttgcctggagaatcccatggtcggaggagcctagtaggctacagtccacagggtcgcaaagagtcggacatgactgaatgacttcactttcacttttcatgctaCTAATCTAGTTAAAATAGACATTCTATAGTTTCCTCCTAGAAATGATGTAGCATATTTAAATATGCCTTCTTATAGGTAATTTTTGCAGATACCAAGTGTTAAATAACACATAGCTTAATTTCTTATCCTTGACTATTTTCTTTTACCACAAAATATACCCTAACATTTCATACTGTGACAATAAGAATGACACTACAATCTCAATTATCAAAGGCTATAAAAGAATAAAGTTCACATATTGCTTTTATTAAGCAAAACCAGAACCAATCCTTCCAGTGGATGATATAATCTCATAAGATATTTTATCAACTGTAAACGTGATTGGACATTACTTTGACATATAGTAGagtgagctttcctggtggcttagatggtaaagcatctgcctgcaacgcaggagacctgggtttgatccctttgtcaggaagatcccctggagaaggaaatggcaactcaccccattactcttgcctggaaaatcccatggatggaagagcatggtaggctgcagtccaaggggtcgcaaagagttggacacaactgagggacttcactttcactttctttgacatATGATGGAGCGTCGTTCTAAATAGCACTTCAACTTACCCCTCAGTGGGAGGTTTTGTTTGATTTAATAGTTTCAATCAAATTTTAGAGTTATTACCTCTGGCAAAAGTGATTTTTGCCTCCTCCTCCcttaaaaagcatatatatatatatatataaaacctcaaaattctctgaggatgttttcactttttttggcAGACCACTATAAAGTGGTCTTTTAGGAAATAACAAACAAGCTTAAGAGATTCaacttggaatttatttttacttaacagTCTTTTGCTAAGGAATTGCTTGATACAGCATTCTTCACAACTAGGAAAGCACAAGGAAAAATAGCTTCATTCACTTCTCTGTAGATTCAATAATGATTGGAAAGACAAGAAAATTGTTAGCTATTATAGGTTTTGTATCATgcataagagaaaataattttatggatTCAAACACAGAAGTCCTCCATTTTCAAACATTGACTTAAACTTCCTGCACTTGAAGTTGAGAACTTGGTAAAGCTTACAATCTCTTATGCAGAAATGAGTATAACAATCtattctacatttctttttttcttttttcagttacaGATGAAGCAACTTGCAAAACATTGCTAAAACAAGAAGCAAGAAGaataatatttacatacatatcatcattatacatttttatctGTCAAAGTGGCTTCATTCCACACTTTCTCTTCTGTGTTTATATCCTACATCAAATATTAGATAAACCAAAGTGTGTAGGAGAAAAAAAGTGCTTTTCAAATCATTACTCTTTGTGGTAGGAATGCTAAGGCACCAGTATATCTCTTTTAGGAACTTTGTTGGGTCCAATGGAGCACCCCAGGCAGTGTTCACCTTCCTTCTTGTTCCATGTTGTTTGGCTTTGGACTTTACAGCACCCCCTCTTATTCCAAATATTCCTTTCCTGTGGGCCTGGAATGCCCCAACTGACCGTTGTGGTAAAGTATTTGACATGCCTCCAGATCTGAGCCTCTTCTCCTTAGTAGGAAATCCCCAAAAAGATGTTACAGGACAacttattacattattttatgcTGATAGGCTTGGCTACTATCCTCACATAGATGAAAGAACAGGTGCCTGTAAGAATGGTGGAATCCCTCAGATGGGTTCCTTAAAAAATCATTTGGACAAAGCTGCAAAAGACATTGCCTATTACATGCCAACCAACAACGTGGGCTTGGCGGTCATTGACTGGGAAAACTGGAGGCCTACCTGGGTAAGAAACTGGAAACCTAAAGATGTTTACCGGGATGAGTCTATTGAGTTGGTTCTGCAGCAAAATCTACAACTTACTTTCAAAGAGGCTACCAAGATAGCGAAAgcggattttgaaaaggcagcaAAGAGCTTCATGCAAGAGACTTTAAAACTGGGAAAGTTACTTCGGCCAAACCGCTTATGGGGTTATTATCTTTTTCCTGATTGTTACAATCATCAATATAACCAATCTAATTACAATGGAAGTTGCTTTGatgtagagaaaagaagaaatgatgcaCTCGACTGGTTGTGGAAGGAAAGCACTGCCCTTTACCCCTCTATTTATTTGAATACCAAGCTAAAATCTTCTCCACAAGCTGTCCTTTTTGTTCGTAATCGTGTTCAGGAAGCCATTCGGATGTCTAAAATTGCCAGTGTTAAAAGTCCACTTCCAGTTTTTGTATACGCCCGTCCAGTTTTTACCGATATGCTTTCAAAATTTCTTTCTCAggtaagaaaagcaaggagagaaggCTTTGGAATATTGTCCGCATTTAGTGGCATTTAATGCAATTGAACATCATTTTTGAAAGGAGTGAAATTTAGGTTTAATAACCTTtaagctcccctggtggctcagacagtaaagagtctgcctgcaatgcaggagacccaggtttgatccctgagtcgggaaggtcccctggagaagggaatggcaatctgcctaagtattcttgcctggagaatcccatggactgtagcctgccaggctcctctgtccatgaggtttcaaagagtcagacacaactaagccattaacattttcactttcacttttcaacctTTAGGAATATGCACTCAGTTAGTTCTGCCTCATTATAtggatgtaaaataaataagactctatttcattttaatgtaatCATATAATGTCTTAGCAACCATGGAGGATTTCATAATATAGATAATGTATTAAttcagttcttcttttcttttacagaCCCGCTCTCTTGTCAAtagaagtaattaaaataatagcaGAAAATCTGAATTTTTGTTATAGTAGGGCAGTGGTGGcttaaaagatagaaatgaatagtggagaaatatttacataatttttgtAGGGTCAGGATTCTTGGCTTTGGTGTTACTGCCCAATGTATAACACTTCATTTTATTCCTCCCTGTTAACTCTTCACCTTTGCCAGGACGACCTTGTGAATACAATTGGTGAGAGCGTTGCTCTAGGTGCTTCTGGAATCATAATGTGGGGAAGCATCAACTTAAGCCGAACTAGGGTAAGTTGAAATGGTaggaaatagatgaaaatatttttgcttttaatgttttttaaggTTTCTGTGGgattgaataataaaataaacatgatcTTTGGCACAAAGTAGTAGTTGCTCAGTTAATAGTGGCTAAATCAAACTGTCATTTGTGTGGTTGTTTTGTAAGGCTGTTTTCCAGTGAGGAAACAGAAGTTTGATGAGATTAATTGAAATTGCCTAGGCTACATGACTAAGAAGTAGCAAAAACAGGACTACCCTTCTTAGTTTCCTTATGTGGTCTTTGGTGTTTTTTCTACTATATCATGTTGTGTTGTTTCTCAGAAGAGCTCAACTAGCCCATAtgcattccttcattctttcattcattcagttactgtttattgagcacttatttatttatttagtcattaaaTGTCAGTTTATTTCATGGACCAGCAACTAGTGGGGGGCAGCTAGGAGTTAGTTTCTGAAAATTTTACTAAATTGTTCAAAGCTTCCctaagggggagaaaaaggaacccttcttTATTTTCCACAGATTATATGTAATAGAGTCTATTTTAAGTGATATTTTcagtaaaaaatgttttattaggaaaaatgtttattttgttctatATAGTATGAATTGTATTACTTTTCTCCTAATGCATTTTCTTCAAAAAGCTTTTAACTATGATGTCCTGAGCTCTGTGCTTAGTCCTTTTACATACATTGCATCCTTTCAGCTTCACAATAACTCTATTGTGCTATAATTATCTGTATTTTGCAGTGATGAAGCTGAATCATAGCCAGCTTAATTACTTTCTACAAGGTCACCCAGAAAGGAATCTAAGAAAGCTTAAGGAATTCCCAAGCTCACACAGCTAGCTATTCATGGATCTGTGACTCCAAACTGGGCAGAAAGATTCCAGACCCCATGCTCTGTTCCCTCCACCCACACTGTATATTCTGCCCCTTCCACCCCTGTTAGTGTAGGAATTACTGAGGAAGCCCAAGGCTGGGTATATTAAACTTCAACTGGTTAATTATTTCATGACATGAAATAGCATGTGAAACTTACAAATGTTACGAAGAACAGTTAGAATTGTCTTGCTTATAAAGgcaagaaagataaaaacattccCTACTCTTACTGAGTCTGGTTTAATGTGTGTGCTTCTTTAGAAATTGTTtggcctcccctggtggctcagatgttagagaatttgcctgtaatgcaggagacctgggtttagtttcgggttgggaagatcccctggaggaggaaatggcaacccaccccaatattcttgcctggagaattccatgaaagaTATTGCTTAACATAGTGAATTAATTCACATATGAACTCACTTGGATCTTAATAATCTGATCTTCTTGCGATTTTACAGCAATCTTGCATGAACCTAGGCAATTACTTGAACACCATACTGAATCCTTATATTATCAACGTCACTCTAGCAGCCAAAATGTGTAGCCAAGTGTTGTGCCAGGAGAAAGGAGTGTGTACAAGGAAAGACCGGAATTCACCCGACTATCTTCACCTGAACCCAATGAATTTTGCTATTCAAAGAGGGAAATGTGGAAAATACACCGTACATGGGAAACCCACACTTGAAGACCTGCTacagttttctaaaaaattttattgcagtTGTTATGCCAACATCCGctgtaagaaaagaaatataaaaaacattcATACTATTAATGTATGTATTGCTGAAGATATTTGTATTGAAGCTTCTCTAAACTCAGACCACAGTGAGCACTCTTCTGGCCAGAAAAAGATATCTTCTACCACTGTTAACAGTGTCTCATCCTCCACACCAACTGCCAAAGTGTCTGCACGTGTTCCTGGGAAAGATCATGTGTCCCTCAAAATCAGGCTTTCGGGGGAAGCCCTCTCCAACACCATCCAAAGGGGCCATAAGAGTGTTGACTGGAAAAATACATTCCGTCAGTTATacattcaaaacattaaaaatgagacaaactattaaaatataaattcagtgATTATTAGATTTCCTGCCtgcatgttttatgttttgatttttttacattATAATAGTTTATAACTTCAATGACTTTTTAGGCAAATGATGTTACCTATTTATTTGAAGTTTTACAtttgaaatgtaaatcaaaattcaTGGTCAAgatagtgttttaattttttgagcaaaGATTGCATTTTCATGATCAAATTTAACTTGATGTTAGTATTGATTGATAAACAAAGAATTGTGATCAGCACCTTTAATATTCAAAATCATAGGGCAGTGTTATTACTAAATCCACTGATGCTACATTTTACCTTTGAAAATCAAAGTAGACTCTTGATAATTAAGATAGCATAGAATTTACTTTGTAAGATGatacccactttttttttaaattgccgtGAGTGTATGGCAAATATTTCACATAGTGTGATGAATACATACTGAGAGATGCCTGTTATAGTCTTGGTTCTATCAGAGACTGATTATAAGGCCTATGATACTTAGAGATACTATGTTCTTCTGCAAAAAGTGAAAGTTTAAATAATATCAATGTACTGCAAATGAATGTCTTTATAAGTAGTTGGTAATTtgcaataaaaatatcaaaaattaaaaaatatatcaaaaatattaaagtgcagcatcatattttttttaagtaatatctTAAGTGTACTAGTCTGTGTCAGCACAGAGCCATGTTTTTTAGCTATTTCATCTTGATAATTTGTTCAAGTTGtgttttataaaaagataaactttACAAATAATCCTGTTAACTTTTGTACATAGTTTACAATGTCTTCAAAGTTCACATATACCTTATTCTAATTTTAATTCTTGATGTCAAAATTGACAATCTTGTGTACCTAAAATGCCTTGTTTCATCTAAGCATCTATTCACATCTTTCATATAGCATTTGTTGAATGTTTCTTCTCTGTTAGGCTAAATATTAAGCAGGTTCAAGGTGAAGCAGCATGCTTCTTGCTATCTGTGAGtttgttgtatatttgaaaaagaCAGACATTGAAAGTGGAAACTTACAACAAAACATGTGAGAAGTGCTATAGTTTAGCATGCTCTTGTATACAAACAGGAGCCTGAGGGTGTCAGAGAAGGATTTCAGACACCATGAGAGATATGAGGTGTCCATTACCTTGAAGGCTGAATGGCAATTAATGCATCTGCTGGTATGAGATAGAAGAAACCTTATTAGAACAGAATGCTGATTGTGATGATTGGAGTGGTATTCAATAGACGATGGCCACATGATGAAGGCTGCTGTCAACCACATCAAGAAGTTTGGGCCTTATAAGCAAGATGCTGCCAAACTTCTTGACCTGCCCTGATTTAAACCATACCATGAAGTTTGGACTTTACAAGGAAGATGCTGCCAGACTTCTTGACCTGCCCCATTTTCCCCATGCACAATTATCACACaaaaatttctctatttttacttCCCATCACCTTTCTATAAGGTAAACATCATACGGacaggtgtttgttttttttgctgcTGTATCCACAGGGTAATGGATAGCCTCTGAGACTTAGTAGGTGCCCACTGAATATTTTATGAACAAATAAAAGACAATGGGGAGAAATTTTAGGTGTGGGAGCTGTCATGACAAATTGGATCCTCTTGAACTAATGCTGCCCTTTTCCTTAGTTCTGTACTTCAGTCTTTGTTCCAATTATGCTTCTACTGACAAAGCCACAAAAAGAGACAATTTGATAGTGATCTGAAAAGGATGCTACAGTTGGACTATTTTCCTTAGAATGCATAAATGGCCATCAAGTGATAGAATGGAGATAGTAAGGTGAATTGGAAAAGGTATAGATTTTGGAGTTGGACAGTTACAAGGGCAAATCCCAACTTCCAACATTTACTAGCTTATGAGCCTGAGAAACTTAACCTGGCTCAGCTTCTATTCTAATAAAACAGCACCAATACATAACTTTTAAGGGTTCTTGAGAGGATTGGCTCATATAACACACGAAAAGAAATTTAGCCTTAGAAATAACAcaatagggatttccctggtgatctggTGTCTAAGAAGCAGCTTTCCAATTCAGGGGATGTGGTTTGACCACTGGTCCCAGAGCTAAGATCTCTcaagccacagggcaactaagcctgtgtgtcacaactccTGAGTCTGAGCGCTCTGGAGCTCACAAGCCActactagagaagcccatgcatcacaaccaAGGtgcaacacagtcaaataaacaaataaataagaaaaaacacaCTAAAAGTCTTTGGGAAAGGGATGgacatatttttaatgattatcaAAGATGCCTGTATTACTGTTGTTGGATGGAGTATCAAAACAATAGACTTCAATCAAGGCAGACTTTGCCATGAACCCCGTGGAAAAAGAGGCTACTAAATAGAAAAAGACACTTGGCAGGAATATTTTGTATAATGCACAACTTTGTGTATGGTTAGGTTCATAGAAGCAAAGTTGTTTCCATTTAGATCCAGAATTTTTTGCCAGGGATCATGTTTGTGCCTGAGacacaaagagaataaaacaagTATCCTTGCTCTTTATGAACTTGCACACCGATGGGGATGCTGGCATGTAAACAGAACTTGTCCGTAGAATGTGTGATATACATAAAGTGTAAAAATTGAAGGGCTATAAGAACACAGGTTCATCtaattacagttcagttcagttcagttgctcaatcatgtctaacactttgtgaccccatggactgcagcacgccaggcttccctgtccatcaccagttctactcaaattcatgtccatcgtgtcagtgatgcctccaaccatctcattctctgtggtcCATTTCtgctcctaccctcaatctttcccagcatctgggtcttttccaatgtgtcagttctttgaatcaggcggtcaaagtattggagtttcaccttcagcatcagtccttccaatgaatattcaggaatgatttcttttgggatggactggttggatctccttgcagtccaagga
This genomic interval carries:
- the LOC122437938 gene encoding hyaluronidase PH-20-like; the protein is MLRHQYISFRNFVGSNGAPQAVFTFLLVPCCLALDFTAPPLIPNIPFLWAWNAPTDRCGKVFDMPPDLSLFSLVGNPQKDVTGQLITLFYADRLGYYPHIDERTGACKNGGIPQMGSLKNHLDKAAKDIAYYMPTNNVGLAVIDWENWRPTWVRNWKPKDVYRDESIELVLQQNLQLTFKEATKIAKADFEKAAKSFMQETLKLGKLLRPNRLWGYYLFPDCYNHQYNQSNYNGSCFDVEKRRNDALDWLWKESTALYPSIYLNTKLKSSPQAVLFVRNRVQEAIRMSKIASVKSPLPVFVYARPVFTDMLSKFLSQDDLVNTIGESVALGASGIIMWGSINLSRTRQSCMNLGNYLNTILNPYIINVTLAAKMCSQVLCQEKGVCTRKDRNSPDYLHLNPMNFAIQRGKCGKYTVHGKPTLEDLLQFSKKFYCSCYANIRCKKRNIKNIHTINVCIAEDICIEASLNSDHSEHSSGQKKISSTTVNSVSSSTPTAKVSARVPGKDHVSLKIRLSGEALSNTIQRGHKSVDWKNTFRQLYIQNIKNETNY